The proteins below are encoded in one region of Toxoplasma gondii ME49 chromosome IV, whole genome shotgun sequence:
- a CDS encoding DnaJ domain-containing protein (encoded by transcript TGME49_301340), protein MREKMAGGGRVGEAVCYYELLQVEKSSSLEEIKKAFRRQALLHHPDKHADRVEEATRIFQQLQEAYECLSNPQERSWYDAHRQQILGRGKAAEEGAACSRGTSVDLWVFFSPGCFSNFKDGDSESFWKVYGDVFATLAREEEEELRANGADAHLLERVAAIPELGSSTSPWTEVAAFYSFWSSFASLKSFAFADSWKISPQDSRAERRWLQKENEKLRRAKRKQFNDLVQRLVAAVKRRDPRVLQRSKELIAEKVRCRERQREEEARRKAALAQHRQEHREAQAALWIALEEERRERKRQGYSFAADSEEEEESEEEEESEEDGEEEEGEEGEEDDFLQWSGERQRKGEEGRVCSEAPTTKTAKKEGNQGGKKKRSSGKAATVVYTCEACRKTFKSMPQFEAHERSAKHQQRVKQLRRHEQQKTESEEESREGIAGGTPERAQKRGGRRARKKGTPARTADEEESAEEREEEREEEEKEEKAEEEEEEEEEGTRRMSETSSDKRLFSGCESGESEDESDMLLRFAQSRDQTSRRDSSFSEESEEDSEEGEEDSEEGEEERVEERRAEAVSSEEEQRRLGRRCRRRSKKKEAKKGNGFQEGDEETFVVTASGPSSRASAAEKQMHAKKRVSPGEEGSARRAEKKAETEWACQVCGEAFDSRNKMFQHIKAEGHAALKSVETGRKGKKTRGQRR, encoded by the exons atgcgcgaaaaGATGGCCGGAGGCGGGCGCGTTGGCGAAGCCGTCTGCTACTACGAGCTGCTGCAGGTTGAGAAGTCCAGTTCTCTGGAAGAAATCAAGAAAGCGTTTCGTCGCCAGGCTCTTCTCCACCATCCAGACAAGCATGCCGACAGAGtcgaggaggcgacgcgcATTTTTCAGCAACTGCAGGAAGCGTACGAGTGTCTAAGCAATCCTCAG gAGCGCTCGTGGTACGACGCGCACCGACAGCAAATTCTCGGTCGGGGCAAGGCCGCGGAGGAAggcgccgcatgcagcagagggACGTCTGTGGACTTGTGGgtgttcttctcgcctggCTGTTTCTCGAACTTCAAagatggagacagcgaaagctTCTGGAAGGTGTACGGAGACGTCTTCGCCACCCtggcgagggaagaagaagaagaactgcgaGCGAACGGGGCAGACGCCCACCTGCTCGAGCGG gtGGCGGCGATTCCTGAGTTGGGCTCCTCGACTTCACCCTGGACAGAGGTTGCGGCGTTCTACTCCTTCTGGTCgagcttcgcttctctgaaGTCGTTCGCTTTTGCAGACAGCTGGAAAATTTCACCGCAGGACTCGCGCGCCGAGCGCCGGTGGCtccagaaggaaaacgagaagctccgacgagcgaagaggaagcagttCAACGACCTCGTCCAGAGACTCGTCGCGGCGGTCAAGAGGCGCGACCCCCGCGTCCTCCAGAGGTCGAAGGAGCTG ATTGCGGAGAAAGTTCGGTgtcgcgagaggcagagagaagaagaagcacggAGGAAGGCGGCTCTTGCGCAGCACAGGCAAGAACACCGAGAGGCGCAGGCAGCGCTGTGGATTGccctcgaggaagaaaggagggaacGGAAGCGGCAGGGCTACAGTTTCgcagcagacagcgaagaagaagaagagagcgaagaagaagaagagagcgaagaagacggagaagaagaagagggagaagaaggagaagaagacgacttTTTGCAGTGGAgcggagagcgacagagaaagggggaagaagggagggtTTGTTCGGAGGctccgacgacgaagacagcgaagaaggaggggaacCAAGgtgggaagaagaaacgcagttCCGGAAAAGCGGCGACGGTCGTGTACACTTGCGAGGCCTGCAGGAAGACATTCAAATCCATGCCTCAGTTCGAGGCTCACGAGAGGTCGGCGAAACATCAACAGAGAGTGAAGCAGCTGCGGCGGCATGAGCAGCAGAAGAccgaaagcgaggaagagtcTCGCGAGGGAATAGCTGGAGGGACGCCAGAACGCGCGCAGAAAaggggagggagacgagCACGCAAGAAAGGTACACCAGCCAGgacagcagacgaagaagaaagcgcggaagaaagagaggaagaaagagaggaagaagagaaagaagaaaaggccgaagaagaagaggaggaagaagaggaaggaacgaggagaaTGTCGGAGACGAGTTCGGATAAGAGGCTTTTTTCGGGATGTGAGAGCGGAGAATCAGAAGATGAAAGCGACATGCTTCTGCGGTTTGCGCAGTCGCGCGACCAGACGTCTCGACGCGACAGCTCCTTTTccgaagaaagtgaagaagacagtgaagaaggtgaagaagacagtgaagaaggtgaagaagaaagggtagaagaacgcagagcaGAGGCTGTTTcctcagaagaagagcagagacggcTCGGCAGGAGGTGCCGGCGAAGgagcaagaaaaaagaggcgaagaaaggaaatggATTCCAAGAGGGTGACGAAGAAACCTTCGTCGTCACTGCCTCAGGGCCTTCCTCACGCGCTTCAGCTGCGGAGaaacaaatgcatgcaaagaagcgcgtttctccgggagaagaaggcagcgcgagacgagcagagaagaaggcagaaaccgAGTGGGCCTGTCAAGTTTGTGGGGAGGCTTTCGACAGCAGAAACAAAATGTTTCAACATATTAAAGCCGAAGGGCATGCTGCTCTCAAGAGCGTCGAGACCGGGCgcaaggggaagaagactcgAGGCCAGCGAAGATGA
- a CDS encoding SNARE associated protein (encoded by transcript TGME49_301350~Predicted trans-membrane domain (TMHMM2.0):163-186:214-237:243-266:303-326:332-355:367-390), with protein sequence MDDQEERSRATPASQETSVSEPPATSPPRLSGRLAPLSPDLCASASLSFSPRSRTSSHGGCFDTQETSSARSSPSLDAERSTKRSSSSRSTQVPLSPQSRKREELPTRCTLSSTPLLANLPPLDAAQGSIEPPRVPSPSWQALLEARAHAGTLEISGTQPRDQFLVNFIFAAKILAAVLAAVLIVSAFTHLEAVGVLVNTLLAKVQALGPWSPFAFVLMYVALVIFMVPAEALNVAGGFIFSRIYGCFVGVPLALCCSMTSLTTAGSICFLLSRHVCSKHVEKLFRGSDIYYAFQLAVEDGGTCFVALIRLSPILPYSITSYLFGLTSLRLSQLVVGSFSSVPLVFIFNCVGAALRDIDNVDFGRLHLSWQKALLGLFGLATATVRGFMGKVDFSQRRRIEPMRHKEGAHVFQM encoded by the exons ATGGATGACCAGGAAGAGCGCTCGCGAGCGACGCCCGCCTCGCAGGAGACTTCGGTCTCCGAGCCGCCTGCAACTTCTCCTCCGCGGCTCTCTGGGCGTTTagcgcctctgtctccggacctctgcgcgtctgcctcgctctccttttctcctcgctctcggaCCTCCTCTCACGGCGGCTGTTTCGACACCCAGGAGACTTCTAGCGCGAggtcctcgccttccctgGACGCGGAACGCAGCACAAAgcgttcctcttcgtcgcgctCGACGCAGGTACCTCTCTCCCCGCAGTCTCGCAAGCGCGAAGAACTGCCGACTCGCTGTACACTCTCCTCCACGCCTCTTCTAGCGAACTTGCCGCCGCTGGATGCTGCACAAGGTTCCATCGAGCCGCCGAGAgttccgtcgccttcttggCAAGCTCTGCTGGAGGCCCGCGCTCATGCGGGAACGCTGGAGATCTCGGGGACGCAGCCGCGAGACCAGTTCCTTGTCAACTTCATCTTCGCCGCGAAAATCCTCGCCGCCGTCCTCGCCGCCGTACTCATCGTCTCTGCGTTTACTCACCTCGAGGCTGTCGGCGTTCTCGTCAACACTCTCCTCGCCAAG GTGCAGGCCTTAGGTCCTTGGAGTCCGTTCGCCTTCGTGCTCATGTACGTCGCTCTCGTCATCTTCATGGTCCCTGCAGAGGCGCTG AACGTCGCAGGAGgcttcatcttctctcgtATCTACGGCTGCTTCG TTGGAGTTCCCCTGGCGCTCTGCTGCAGCATGACGTCCTTGACGACCGCAGGAAGCatttgttttctcctttctcgacATGTTTGCTCCAAACATGTCGAGAAACTTTTCCGTGGAAGTGACATTTACTACGCCTTTCAACTTGCCGTGGAGGACGGAGGAACTTGCTTCGTTGCCCTCATTCGTCTCTCCCCCATTCTCCCTTACTCG ATTACGAGCTACCTCTTTGGCCTCACGTCTCTCCGGCTGTCTCAGCTGGTAGTAGGCTCTTTCTCCAGTGTTCCAC tcgtcttcatcttcaaCTGCGTAGGAGCTGCGCTGCGAGACATCGACAACGTCGACTTCG GCCGCCTGCACTTGAGCTGGCAGAAGGCGCTCCTGGGCCTGTTCGGTCTCGCCACGGCAACGGTGAGGGGGTTCATGGGGAAAGTTGACTTTTcacagcgaaggagaatAGAACCTATGAGACACAAAGAAGGAGCGCATGTTTTCCAGATGTGA
- a CDS encoding hypothetical protein (encoded by transcript TGME49_301355~Predicted trans-membrane domain (TMHMM2.0):112-135): MSERRPKYGYGEKGRSPRRETGNAAHKEVFRGTAFLREVRERQTGERMRDAETRPTAVPPSKQRTRLFQRPFKGRRRSSSSPDLNQHSYACAYKNAPACMYIHVNSHVYTCVYACAHAYICIYIYICVYVLIHIFF; this comes from the exons ATGAGTGAAAGACGTCCAAAGTACGGatacggagagaaaggaaggtcTCCTCGACGGGAGACAGGCAACGCCGCGCACAAAGAAGTCTTCAGAGGGACCGCCTTCCTCCGAGAGGttcgagagaggcagaccgGCGAGAGAATGAGAG ACGCAGAGACTAGGCCCACAGCTGTCCCCCCATCGAAACAAAGAACGCGACTCTTTCAAAGGCCTTTCAAGGGACGCAGGCGGAGCTCTAGTTCTCCTGACTTGAATCAACATTcgtatgcatgtgcatataaAAACGCACctgcatgtatgtacattCATGTAAATTCACACGTATACACATGTGTATACGcatgtgcacatgcatatatatgtatatatatctatatatgcgtgtatgtTTTAATTCATATATTTTTTTGA